In Leisingera sp. NJS204, the DNA window CAGCCGCGCCGAAGTCACCGGGCCGGGGGCAGGCGCCAGCCCCATGGTCAGCGCCTTGATTGACAGGCCATGGGCGGTTTCCGGATCGGTCTTGTGCAGGGCGGCCAGTGCCAGTTTCTCGGTCAGCTTCATGCCATCTCCTCCGGGAATTGATGCACGCCCTCCGCCAGCGGCAGCGGTTTGGCCCAGACCACATCGCTCAGTCGGATATTGCGGTAGAGATGCGGGAATTCGGCGCCGCCGCGGGAAATCTCCCACTTCAGGTCCGCCCCCATCGCGTCCGCGTCGCAGGCCAGCAGGGTCAGCCCCTCGGCACCGGCAAAATGCTTGGCCGCGGTTTCCGCCGCCTGGGTTGCGGTGGAGAAATGGACGTAACCGTCCGCCACATCAATCGGCGCGCCAGTGGTTTCGCCCGCCGCCTGCAGTGCGGCCCATTCGTCCGCCCGGAAAATCTTGTAAATCAGCATGACGGCCTGATGCCTTGTGTTTGCGGGTGAATCAAGGGGGATTGGCGGCGGCAGCCGCGCAGAGCTGACGCAAGGGGAGGCGGCGGCCTGGCTTTTCCCCTTTGACCGGCGCAGGCTTTGGGCGCAGGATTTTCCCAACACAGATCAACAGGAGCGCCCCAAATGATTGCACGCATTCTCACGTCGGTTGCAGCCCTGACCCTCACAGCCGGCGCGGTGGCGGCGGAGTACAAGCTGACCATCCTGCACACCAACGATTTCCACGCGCGGTTCGAGCCGATCAACAAATACGACAGCACCTGCGACGGTGAGGATCAGGCCGAAGGCAAGTGTTTCGGCGGCACCGCGCGGCTGGTGACGGCCATCGCGGAGGCGCGGGCGCGGGCGGAGCATTCGATTCTGGTGGATGGCGGCGACCAGTTCCAGGGTTCGCTGTTCTATACCTATTACAAGGGCAAGGCCGCGGCGGAATTCATGACCCAGCTGGGCTATGACGGGATGACCGTCGGTAATCATGAGTTTGACGACGGGCCGGAGGTGCTGCGCGGCTTCATGGATGCGGTGGGCTTTCCCGTCTTGATGTCCAATGCTGATGTCTCGGGCGAACCGGCGCTGGCGGATGTGCTGAAGAAATCCACGGTGATCGAGCGCGGCGGCGAGAAGATCGGCCTTATCGGCCTGACGCCCGAAGATACGCATGAGCTGGCAAGCCCCGGTAAGAACGTGCATTTTTCCGACCCCGTGGCGGCGGTGCAGGCAGAGGTCGACAGGCTGACCGCGGAAGGCGTGACCAAGATCGTGGTGCTGAGCCATTCCGGCTATGGCATCGACCAGCGGGTGGCGGCGGAAACCACCGGGGTGGATGTGATCGTCGGCGGCCACAGTAACACCTACCTGTCCAACAGGTCGGACAAGGCCGCTGGCCCGTACCCAACCGTGGTTAACGGGGTGCAGATCGTACAGGCCTATGCCTATGGCAAGTTCCTGGGTGAATTGAGCGTGACCTTCGACGATGCGGGCAATGTGATCAGCGCCTCAGGTGAGCCATTGATCATGGATGCCGCCGTCAGCGAAGATGCGGCCACCCTGGACCGGATTGCCGAACTGGCGCAGCCGCTGGATGAGATCCGCAACAAGGTGGTGGCGGAAACGGCCGCACCGGTTGAGGGCAACCGTGACATTTGCCGGGTGCAGGAATGCCAGATGGGAAATCTGGTGGCTGATGCGATGCTGGACCACGTGCGGGATCAGGGCGTGACCATTGCCATTGCCAACTCCGGCGGCATTCGCGCCAGTCTGGATGCCGGCGCCGTCACCATGGGCGAAGTGCTGACCATCCTGCCGTTTCAAAATACGCTGTCGACCTTTGAGATCAGCGGCGCAACCCTCATCCAAGCGCTGGAAAACGGGGTCAGCCAGGTGGAGGAGGTCAAGGGCCGCTTTCCGCAGGTTGCAGGCCTTACATTCAGCTGGGACGCCTCAGCTGCGCCGAACGAGGGCCGCATCAGGCAAGTGATGGTGGCCGAGGGCGGGGGTTTTGTGCCGATTGATCCGGCAAAGAGATACCTTGTGGTCACCAATGACTATGTCCGCAACGGCGGCGACGGTTATGCGATGTTCGAGGGCGACGACAAGAATGCCTATGATTTTGGCCCTGATGTGGCCGATGTGCTGGCAGGATATCTGGCGGCGCAAGGCCCGTATTCGCCCTATACCGACGGGCGGATATCGCGGATGAAATAGGCGCTGTCAACTAGGTCCGAACCGGATCTAATGTTTCGCGCGCGAAACATTCGGGCAGGGGGGCTGCCGCATTATTTTCGGGGACTGTTAACCTATGCCGGCGGTTCGTAAACGGGCTGGCGGGTGGCAGGGGGGCATGGCAGAATGCGGGTCATGGACCACCCGCTGATCGACCTCATCAATGCCCGGATCGAAGCCGCCGAGAAGGATGGCGCCTTTGACAATTTGCAAGGCGCCGGCAGGCCTCTGCCGGACTGCGATGATCCGGAGAATGAACTGGTCAACCGGCTGGTGCGCGAAAGCGGCGGGGTGCCGGAGTTTGTGAGCCTGTCGCGCGAGCTGCAGCGCCTGCGGGCAGAGCTGCGCGAGGCCGGCGACCGCAGCCGCCGGCAGGAGATCCTGAAAGAGATGTCGATGATGGATGCCCGGCTGGAATTGGCGCGTAAAGCTTATACGAAATAGGCCGGTTTACCCTTTGATTTCCGGCCATATCTCCGGGTCCAATCCGTCGATGAAAGGCGCCAGGACATCGGCGTATTTCTCCCACTTGCCGATTGAGCGCGTGTGCGCCGTCTGCCGCACTTGGGTGTTCGACAGTGTCAGAACCTGGCCCTCGTGGCGTTCCGGGTGGGCCATGTCCTCGACCCAAGTCAGTCCGCAGAAGTCCGCCAGCTTGCGGCTTTGACCCTCGATACCGGCAACGAAATCTTCATAGCGCAGGTCATAGATCCGCCCCGGCATCACCTGCCGCCAGTGCTGCATCAGCCGGCCATAAAGGTTGAACCGGTGCGCCATGGCCTTCAAATCATAGGCATAGGTGAGCGAGCTGCCGGAGAAATAGCCGCGCCAGATCGACAGCGCCACATCGCGCGGATCGCGGCAAAGATGAACAAACCGTGCATCCGGGTAGGCGGTCAGCAGATGGCCCAGCAGCCGGTAATTGTCGGGCATTTTGTCGACATAGGCCGCGGTGCCCTCGGGCATCTGCGGCAGGCGGCTGATGTCCTCGGCTACGAAATTGCGGGCGGCCTCGGGGGGGAAATCCAGACCCTTGTCGATATAGGGATGCAGCAGGAAGGCCGGCACGCCGCGCTCGCCCAAGGGAAACACATCCGGGTGCAGGCCGATCACTGTTTCCGTCAGCGTGGTGCCGGAACGCGGCATCCCCACCACATAGATCGGGCGCGGGCCGTCAACTTCAGTTTCGGCCGGGGGGATCGCCTCCGGGAAGGCCGCCATGATGCGGCTGAACTGGCGTTCGCTGTCCTCGTAATCATAGGGGTTCTGCGCCGCCATACAGGCGTTTGCCTCGTCGTTGTGGGCGGCAAAGCCGTCCTTGTCGCCGCCTTGATCGGCTATCCGGGCCAGGGCAAAGCTGACGTTGGCGCGGTCGAGCGAGCGCGGCGCGGCCGCTTTCAGCGCCTTTTGCGCCACCGGCAGCAACTCTGCGTTCTGTTCACGGCTGTTGAGCCGGGCCAGCATTTCCAGCACCTGGCTGTCCTTGGGGTCCAGATCCAGTATCGCCAGGCAATGGGTGCGGGCGGCATCCGACTCTCCGTTGGAGATCAGCTGGCTGGCCAGCCGCCGCCGTGCCTCCAGGTTTTCGGGCGCCAGGGCGACGGCCTTTTGCGCGGCTTCTGTGGCTTCGTCCTGCCGCATCAGCCGGGCCAGCGGCAGGCTGATATTGGTCAACGCATCCACGTCATCAGGGTTCAGGCGCAGGGTGGCCTGATAGTCTTCCAGCGCGGCTTTTTCATCGCCCAGGTTCTTCCAGGCCATGGCGCGCAGCCGCAGCATCCGCGGCTGTTTGCCATCGCGGGCGAGCGCGTCGCTTGCCGTGGCGATGGCCGCTTCGGGATCATTCTGCACCAGCTGCGCCTGCGCTTTCAGATACAGCGCGCCCTGATCATCGGGCAGATCCGCCAGCACCCGGTCCAGCAGTTTCATTGCGGTCCCGCCCTGCTGCAGGAACAAAAGCGTCTGCGCCAGGTTCTTGCGGGCGTCATGAAAGCCGGGCGCCAGGGCCAGCGCCTTTTTGAAATGCGGCACCGCATCACGGTGTTTGCCAAGCCCGGACAGGGAGATGCCCGCGATGTTAGGAAAATCCGGATGGGTCTTGTGCCGTTTCATCCCGGCTTTGGACTGTTTCAGCGCCTGTTTGAACTTGCCCTGATTGAGAAAGCCGAACGCTGCCTGGAGGTCGTTCTGAAGAGTCATGAGGCCTATCCGTCTCTTGGTGTCAGGGCGGCTGCTTCCCGGATGTGCGCAGACACTTTGCGCGGGGGCAGTCCTGGGTTAGAAAATCAGCATGTGCGGACGATTTGCCATAACCCTGCCCAATGATGCAATGGCGCAGCTGTTTGCAGCGCAGCCTGCGAACACTTTGCCGGATGTGCCTGATTATAATGTCTGCCCCACCAATACGGTGCATGCGGTGCAGGCCGGGGAGGGGGGCCGCCAGCTGGTGCCCATGCGCTGGGGGTTCCTGCCGCAGTGGTATACGGCTGAGACCGCCGGGCCGCTGCTGATCAATGCCCGCGCGGAAACCATCGCGCAAAAACCCGCATTTGCCGCCGCCTGCCGCAAACGGCGCTGCCTGGTCCCGGCCACGGGGTTTTATGAATGGACCAAAGCAGGCGATGGCGCCCGGCTGCCGTGGTACATCCGCCGCAGCGACGCAGCCCCCTTGGCCTTTGCCGCCATCTGGCAGAGCTGGGGAGCGGAAGACCCGGTCAAGACCTGCGCCATTGTCACGACCGCGGCAAATGAGGCGCTGTCGCCTATCCACCACCGGATGCCATTGATCCTGGAACCGCAGGACTGGGGCAGATGGCTGGGCGAGGACGGCCCAGGTGCCGCGCGGCTGATGCAGCCGGGGGCGGCGGGCATTCTGGATTTCCACCGGGTGGATCCGGCGGTGAACTCCAACCGGGCCAGCGGGCCGGAGCTGATTGAGCCGTTTGAGGACGGGGATATCCCGCGCGGCCGGCTGATCTGAGGTTACTCGGCTGCTTGGCGGGACGGCAGGTCGCGCTGCGGCGCGCGGCTCAGGCCGTTGGCGGCGATGGCCGCCTTTTGCAGCAGGGCCACAAAGATCTCGCGTTCCGAATCCGTAAGGCCCGTCAGGATGCCTGGCTGGGCGGCCCGCACAACCGGCAGGATCCGTTGCAGCAATGCTTCGCCTTCGCCGGTCAGGCTGACCTCGCGCGCCCGCCGGTCTGCCTTGGAGATCCCGCGGGCCACCAGCCCCTTCTCCACCAGCCGGTCCACCACCTTGCCCAGGGTGGCCCGGTCATAGGCGATGAGCCCGGCAACCGAGGCCTGGTCGATGCCGGGATGGCGGTGGATCGCGGCCAGGGCAGAGAACTGCACCGGGGTAAGGTCGGCATCTTCCTCAGCCATCCGTTCCATGAACTGGGCGACCGAGATCTGATGCAGCCGCCGGATCAGGTGGCCGGGCAGGGTGTGAATGTCCAAAGGGTCGCTGTCCATGGCCTTCTGGTCCTTGCCGGCCTGTTGGGGCCGGTCTGCTGGTTCGGGCCTTCTGCCCGCGGGTCTGTTCACCCTGACTGCCATACTGCCCTGTGCGCAGTACGTGCAAGTTTTATTGCCGCAACTGCGGCATTTGCGGCTTTTCCTTGCCGAAGGCGCGGGGTAGGCATGGGCCATGGCGCTGAAATTCACCTCCCTGCAAGACTTCTATGCCCACGGGTTCGACACCGTGATCGATGTGCGCAGCCCGGCGGAATATGCCGAGGACCATGTGCCGGGCGCAATCAGCCTGCCGGTGCTGGACAATGAGGAACGCGCCGAGGTCGGCACCATCTATGTGCAGGACAGCCCGTTCAAGGCGCGCAAGCTGGGCGCGGCGCTGGTGTTCCGCAATGCCGCAAACCACATCGAGCAGCATCTGAGCCACCATGAGGGCGGCTGGAAACCGCTGGTCTATTGCTGGCGCGGCGGTCAGCGGTCGGGGTCCTTCACCTGGATGCTGCAGCAGATCGGCTGGCGCGCCGAGGTGGTGGAGGGCGGCTATCAGACCTACCGCCGTCTGGTGAATATGGCGCTGTATCAGACTGCACTGCCGCATCGGATGGTGGCGCTGGACGGCTATACCGGATCGGCCAAGACCGAAGTGCTGAAGCGGGCCGGTGCTCTGGGCGTGCAGGTGCTGGATCTGGAGGGGCTGGCCAATCACCGCGGCTCGCTCTTGGGGGACATGCCGACGCCGCAGCCGTCGCAGAAGGGGTTTGAATCCGCCCTGGCGGGCGCCTTGATGCGGCTGGACCCCAGCCGCCCGGTGCTGGTGGAGGCGGAATCGAGCAAAGTCGGCCAGCGGATCATTCCGCCTTCGGTCTGGGCGGCAATGAAGCAGGCACCGAGGATTGACCTGCAGGTGCCGGTTGCGGCCCGCTGCCGCTATTTGGTGGCGGCTTATGACGACATCCTGTCAGACGCGGACGGTCTGCGCAAAAAGCTGGCCCCCTTGCGCGCGTATCGCTCAGGCGCGGTTGTTGATGGCTGGTTCACCAGCATTGCCAAGGGCGACAAAGCCGGGCTGACCGAGGCGCTGATGGCCGAACATTATGACCCCGCCTACCGCAAGTCCCGCACGGCTATTGGCGCAGAGGTTGCTGCCACTGTCGACGCAGAGGCGCTGGATGACGCAGGCCTGGATGCCGCAGCGGCGCAGGTGGCGGCGATCATGTCCAGTCTCTGACAAACGATGCTCCCGCCCGTCGCCGGCACATCAAAGATGCCCCGCTCCCGTTGGG includes these proteins:
- a CDS encoding bifunctional metallophosphatase/5'-nucleotidase, whose amino-acid sequence is MIARILTSVAALTLTAGAVAAEYKLTILHTNDFHARFEPINKYDSTCDGEDQAEGKCFGGTARLVTAIAEARARAEHSILVDGGDQFQGSLFYTYYKGKAAAEFMTQLGYDGMTVGNHEFDDGPEVLRGFMDAVGFPVLMSNADVSGEPALADVLKKSTVIERGGEKIGLIGLTPEDTHELASPGKNVHFSDPVAAVQAEVDRLTAEGVTKIVVLSHSGYGIDQRVAAETTGVDVIVGGHSNTYLSNRSDKAAGPYPTVVNGVQIVQAYAYGKFLGELSVTFDDAGNVISASGEPLIMDAAVSEDAATLDRIAELAQPLDEIRNKVVAETAAPVEGNRDICRVQECQMGNLVADAMLDHVRDQGVTIAIANSGGIRASLDAGAVTMGEVLTILPFQNTLSTFEISGATLIQALENGVSQVEEVKGRFPQVAGLTFSWDASAAPNEGRIRQVMVAEGGGFVPIDPAKRYLVVTNDYVRNGGDGYAMFEGDDKNAYDFGPDVADVLAGYLAAQGPYSPYTDGRISRMK
- the mnmH gene encoding tRNA 2-selenouridine(34) synthase MnmH gives rise to the protein MALKFTSLQDFYAHGFDTVIDVRSPAEYAEDHVPGAISLPVLDNEERAEVGTIYVQDSPFKARKLGAALVFRNAANHIEQHLSHHEGGWKPLVYCWRGGQRSGSFTWMLQQIGWRAEVVEGGYQTYRRLVNMALYQTALPHRMVALDGYTGSAKTEVLKRAGALGVQVLDLEGLANHRGSLLGDMPTPQPSQKGFESALAGALMRLDPSRPVLVEAESSKVGQRIIPPSVWAAMKQAPRIDLQVPVAARCRYLVAAYDDILSDADGLRKKLAPLRAYRSGAVVDGWFTSIAKGDKAGLTEALMAEHYDPAYRKSRTAIGAEVAATVDAEALDDAGLDAAAAQVAAIMSSL
- a CDS encoding DUF952 domain-containing protein; translation: MLIYKIFRADEWAALQAAGETTGAPIDVADGYVHFSTATQAAETAAKHFAGAEGLTLLACDADAMGADLKWEISRGGAEFPHLYRNIRLSDVVWAKPLPLAEGVHQFPEEMA
- a CDS encoding MarR family winged helix-turn-helix transcriptional regulator, with product MDSDPLDIHTLPGHLIRRLHQISVAQFMERMAEEDADLTPVQFSALAAIHRHPGIDQASVAGLIAYDRATLGKVVDRLVEKGLVARGISKADRRAREVSLTGEGEALLQRILPVVRAAQPGILTGLTDSEREIFVALLQKAAIAANGLSRAPQRDLPSRQAAE
- a CDS encoding tetratricopeptide repeat-containing sulfotransferase family protein → MTLQNDLQAAFGFLNQGKFKQALKQSKAGMKRHKTHPDFPNIAGISLSGLGKHRDAVPHFKKALALAPGFHDARKNLAQTLLFLQQGGTAMKLLDRVLADLPDDQGALYLKAQAQLVQNDPEAAIATASDALARDGKQPRMLRLRAMAWKNLGDEKAALEDYQATLRLNPDDVDALTNISLPLARLMRQDEATEAAQKAVALAPENLEARRRLASQLISNGESDAARTHCLAILDLDPKDSQVLEMLARLNSREQNAELLPVAQKALKAAAPRSLDRANVSFALARIADQGGDKDGFAAHNDEANACMAAQNPYDYEDSERQFSRIMAAFPEAIPPAETEVDGPRPIYVVGMPRSGTTLTETVIGLHPDVFPLGERGVPAFLLHPYIDKGLDFPPEAARNFVAEDISRLPQMPEGTAAYVDKMPDNYRLLGHLLTAYPDARFVHLCRDPRDVALSIWRGYFSGSSLTYAYDLKAMAHRFNLYGRLMQHWRQVMPGRIYDLRYEDFVAGIEGQSRKLADFCGLTWVEDMAHPERHEGQVLTLSNTQVRQTAHTRSIGKWEKYADVLAPFIDGLDPEIWPEIKG
- a CDS encoding SOS response-associated peptidase — translated: MCGRFAITLPNDAMAQLFAAQPANTLPDVPDYNVCPTNTVHAVQAGEGGRQLVPMRWGFLPQWYTAETAGPLLINARAETIAQKPAFAAACRKRRCLVPATGFYEWTKAGDGARLPWYIRRSDAAPLAFAAIWQSWGAEDPVKTCAIVTTAANEALSPIHHRMPLILEPQDWGRWLGEDGPGAARLMQPGAAGILDFHRVDPAVNSNRASGPELIEPFEDGDIPRGRLI
- a CDS encoding J-domain-containing protein, which translates into the protein MDHPLIDLINARIEAAEKDGAFDNLQGAGRPLPDCDDPENELVNRLVRESGGVPEFVSLSRELQRLRAELREAGDRSRRQEILKEMSMMDARLELARKAYTK